In the genome of Cetobacterium ceti, one region contains:
- a CDS encoding PG0541 family transporter-associated protein: protein MNEKNFKLVYIYINKSQKRSLEEFFEKINFSYYAIQNDLESVWEDGVKHKNNPVWPGTDCLFWLTVKEKKLEKLIGNLKWFRMNLPENVIMSITIMPVDNLFPNLYKADITPINPFEEK, encoded by the coding sequence ATGAATGAAAAAAATTTTAAATTAGTTTATATTTATATTAATAAATCTCAGAAACGTAGTTTAGAAGAATTTTTTGAAAAAATTAATTTTTCCTACTATGCTATTCAAAATGATCTTGAAAGTGTTTGGGAGGACGGTGTAAAACATAAAAATAATCCCGTTTGGCCTGGAACAGATTGCTTATTTTGGCTAACTGTCAAAGAAAAAAAATTAGAAAAATTAATTGGGAATTTAAAATGGTTTCGTATGAATTTGCCTGAAAATGTTATTATGTCTATTACCATTATGCCCGTAGATAATTTATTTCCTAATTTATATAAAGCAGATATTACTCCTATTAATCCTTTCGAAGAAAAATAG